The nucleotide window TAACTCTAAAAAGAAAGGTAAAATAAAAACAAACCCCCCAACCACAATAAAAACAATAACAGCAGCGATTAAACTTAGACTTAAACGACCATTTTTTAAAATAGATAAATCTAGCATAGGTTGTCTAAGCTTATTTTCAATGACAACAAATGCTATCAAACTAATCACCGTCATTAAGAATAAGGTTAAAGAAATAGGATTACCAAACCCTTGCTCTTGTCCCCTAGTCATTCCAATAATAAAACAAGTAAGCGTCAACGTAATAACAACAGTCCCCAACCAATCAAACCGTTGTCTAGTAGAAGTTATCGGAGAAAAAGGAACAAATTTTATAACGATAAAAGTAGCAATAATTCCAATAGGAACATTAACTAAAAAAATCGTCCGCCAACCCGATACCCCAATTAATAAACCTCCAATACTAGGGCCGATCGCAATTCCGATAGAAACCACTGCTCCAATAATTCCTAAAGCGCGACCTCGTTCAGAACGGGGAAAAACTTCAGTAATAATTGCCGGTCCAAGACCTGACATAAAAACAGCCCCAAAACCTTGAATAATTCGGAAAATAATTAACAACCAAATCGAAGGAGCAAGACCACATAAAAGAGAGCTAATTGTAAAAATAATTATCCCGATTAAATATAACTTTTTTTTCCCTAACATATCCCCTAAACGAGCCGCCCCCAAAACTAAAGCCGTGAGAACCAATAAATAACTAACCACCACTAATTGAACTGTAGCAAAATTAGTCTTAAAAACTTTAACTAAAGTCGGTAGAGCAATATTAACAATGCTAGTATCGATCGTTAACATAAACACTCCGACACCAATGCCTAACATAGCCCACCATTTATCATTAGGGGAAGGATTTGGAGATATTGAGTCAGAGAAATTAGACGGGTTAGTCATTTCTAGTTTAAAAAATTATTTTTTAGCCAGTTAAACTTATTTTTACTCATAACTTATTATTCTATCGGATTTTTTACTTCTCAAATAAAAACCCTATCTAACTCCTGTGTATTTTCTTCTTTTAAAATAAGTCCAAAAAAAAAGAGGGAGAGTTTTTTTCTCTCCCCCCCTAGTTTTAAGTTGCTGTTGCTCTTTCTGCCCTTCGTTAGAATTCTCTTTAAGTTTTTTCCGAAGCATCTGCTGTTGTTTTTTCAATTGTCTTGCTCTAGCCGAGCCTCCTTT belongs to Gloeothece citriformis PCC 7424 and includes:
- a CDS encoding MFS transporter, with the translated sequence MTNPSNFSDSISPNPSPNDKWWAMLGIGVGVFMLTIDTSIVNIALPTLVKVFKTNFATVQLVVVSYLLVLTALVLGAARLGDMLGKKKLYLIGIIIFTISSLLCGLAPSIWLLIIFRIIQGFGAVFMSGLGPAIITEVFPRSERGRALGIIGAVVSIGIAIGPSIGGLLIGVSGWRTIFLVNVPIGIIATFIVIKFVPFSPITSTRQRFDWLGTVVITLTLTCFIIGMTRGQEQGFGNPISLTLFLMTVISLIAFVVIENKLRQPMLDLSILKNGRLSLSLIAAVIVFIVVGGFVFILPFFLELVLNYTPQQTGLLLAVSPILGGIVAPFSGSLSDRFGQRIISLIGLLLMIVGCLLVSRFNAQLTDLGYILYIAPFGIGFGMFQSPNNSAILGSVSRERLGITSGLLSLSRTLGQTTGVPLLGSIFDSLTQRKVEPGNSFSLTSAPPSALVFGFEKTLILSAIFLLVAAILLVFIGRMKRSS